The following nucleotide sequence is from Streptomyces sp. HUAS CB01.
GTGTGCGTCCGGCGCCGGTTGGTGCGTCCGGCTTCGGGGTGGCCGAGACGCATGACGGCGAGGACGGTGTCGAGGTCGTCGCCTTGGTGCGGGTCGTCGGCCATGCGGTTCCTGCGGCGGGTGCCGCAGCCGGTGCATCGGTGGACGATCGTGTAGCCCTTGGCGGAGTGGTGCTCGACGGCAACCGGGCGCATCAGCGCGCGGCAGTCGTCGGCGCGGTCGCCGGGCGAGATGTCCACGTGCAGCGAGTGCAGGCAGTACGGGCAGTGGTTGCGGTGGCTTCCGTTGACCAGCGCCGCGACGGCCCTGCCACAGTTTTCGCAGGTGAAGCCGGTGTTTTCGGTTGTTCTGCTGATGGTGCCGCTCCTCGGCGAGTCGAAGGGGTCTTCAACTCGGAGGCGCAGGGTTCCGTTCGTTCTCCCCCTGCCGGAGCAGGGTTCGCAGGCTTGACGGGTGAGTGACGCGGTTCACCGCCGCTGAGGGCGATTACTTCCGGCTCCGGCTTCGCCGGAGTGCGTTTGCGACTCCGGATCCGGACCACGACCGGGTTTGTGTCTTTGTCCCAGCCACTGTCACGCGGCTTGTTCCACGTGCCGCCGGTAGGTGTCGGTCCCGTCCCACTGCCGTCGGCGTCGTCCCCCGTCAGGCAGCGCCGGCAGCGGCATGCTTCATCGTGATCACGCCACCTCCTTGGCTCTCTCGGCTTCTCCGTGGCCTGTCGGTGGGGCCCCGGAGATCCTTCTCCACCCTGGCCGTGGGCTCGCAGCCGTCGTAAGGAACGCCGGTCAGGCGACTTACGACGGGGGCTGGAGCACCTGGTCGACGATGTGGACGACGGCATTGCTCGTGGCCACGTCGCCGCACAGGATGGCCGCGGAGTCGTTCACCTTGAAGGAGTCCCCGGACCCGGACGTGGTCAGTTCGGCTCCTTCGAGGCTCTGGAACCGGCCGTCGGGCAACTGGTCCGCGGTGACCTCCGTGCCGACGACGTGGTACGTCAGGAGCTTCTTCAGCTGCTCCTGGTCGTTGAGGACGGCGTCGAGTTGGGCTTGGGGAATCTTCGCGAAGGCATCGTTGGTGGGCGCGAACAGCGTGATCCCGTCGGCGTTGTTCAACGTCTCCACGAGCCCGGCCTTCTTCACGGCGGCGACCAGGGTGGACAGCTCCGGCTGCTGCGAGGCAGCGGTGGCGACCGGCTGGTCCGCCATGCCGGCCGGGCTGCCCGCACCACTCGTCGGCAGCGCGGCGCAGCCGGGCCCGAAAGGCTCAGCCGGGGGACCGGCCTGGGCCGTGGGAGCGAGGGCGAGGAGCGGAAGCGGTACGAGGAGGACACCGGCGGCGGCGAGAGCGGCGCCCCTGAGGCGATCGGTTGTCATGAGCTTCACCTTTGCTAAGAGGGAGTCGGCGGGCCCTCCGGCTGCCCGCCACACTCCACTCTTCGCGGGAAGCCCGCTTCCCGGATGCCGCCGGGCGGCGCGTTCTCACGGGCCGGGGTGCGCTCGCCGCAGCTCGCGCCCGCGGCCCCTCGTCCCTCGCCACGGCGGCCGCAGCCGCTCGCCCGCACGGCACGCGGCTCCCCGCTCTCCGTCCGGCGAGCCGGGCCCCCATGGTTTCAGCGGGTTCAGAACGGTTCGAAGCCCGGCTTGCGCGGGCCGATCTCACCGGCCGCAACGAGCTCCTCCAGGTCCTCCGGTTCCAGGAACTCCAGTGCCTCGGGATCCAGGCCGTGGTACCGGTCCACGTCCCGCAGGCCCTCCACGAACGACGGCACGAACTCCGCGAACGGCCCGTCGAACGTCCGGCATCCGACCTCGTGCACCATGGTCACGACCTTCCACCGGTCGGGGTCCGGCCCGCAGGGCAGGAAGAAGTGCTCGTCCCCGCCGTGGTCGTAGCCCCAGGAGACCAGCCCGCCGGGCTCGGGGTGGAAGGGGTG
It contains:
- a CDS encoding RNHCP domain-containing protein, with translation MRLRVEDPFDSPRSGTISRTTENTGFTCENCGRAVAALVNGSHRNHCPYCLHSLHVDISPGDRADDCRALMRPVAVEHHSAKGYTIVHRCTGCGTRRRNRMADDPHQGDDLDTVLAVMRLGHPEAGRTNRRRTHT
- a CDS encoding fasciclin domain-containing protein, yielding MTTDRLRGAALAAAGVLLVPLPLLALAPTAQAGPPAEPFGPGCAALPTSGAGSPAGMADQPVATAASQQPELSTLVAAVKKAGLVETLNNADGITLFAPTNDAFAKIPQAQLDAVLNDQEQLKKLLTYHVVGTEVTADQLPDGRFQSLEGAELTTSGSGDSFKVNDSAAILCGDVATSNAVVHIVDQVLQPPS